A genomic stretch from Aedes albopictus strain Foshan chromosome 2, AalbF5, whole genome shotgun sequence includes:
- the LOC109415747 gene encoding mitochondrial potassium channel ATP-binding subunit, with the protein MLKLLLSGPRTCNSLQSQQQRSNLLKQSLHTYVFRRNELLDAGKSALRHRIRLQGQNWMTTGAHQQQQVVRTGERSSKVLRLLLGGSAVSVTIGYQCRRWFVHCEAPAVAVNNHRLLGQKAAGAGDGIKFDWMKFWSYLRPHLVKLIGAIMAALAVAYFNIQIPNMLGVVVNTLSKYARTNLSEIDTSTFLQEMKLPSLRLFGMYLAQAGFTFVYILLLSQIGEQMAARIRQDLFRQIIIQDLEFFDENRTGELVNRLTADVQDFKSSFKQCISQGLRSFAQLIGGGVSLFLISPQLASIALVSVPAAVAMFSFLGKSLRVLSKKSQAQSERATSVSEEALSNIRTVRSSACEFAEVELFRQETEKAAELSQQLGVGIAVFQALTNLFLNGMVLTTLVLGGHFMSNNSISAGDLMAFLVASQGVQRSLAQGSILLGSVIRGMTAGTRVFEYLSVQPKVDLKLGQIIPESEIRGEIRFENVSFTYPSRPNHPVLKNFSLVLKPGQTVALVGASGSGKSTIASLLERFYEPTGGRITIDGYELSQLSPYWLRGHLIGFIEQQPILFGTSIYENIRYGRPDASQAEVLEAAKLSQSHQFVAKLPEGYQTPVGERGIQLSGGQRQRIAIARALLKQPSVLILDEATSALDASSEAIVQKALDAAVLDRTTLVIAHRLSTIRNADVIVVLEKGRIVEMGNHDELLRKKGYYFELVKQQEREQREEQQQQRAYG; encoded by the exons ATGTTAAAATTGTTACTATCGGGACCACGAACATGTAATTCGCTTCAGAG cCAACAGCAGCGGAGCAATCTGCTGAAACAGTCTCTTCATACGTACGTGTTTCGCCGGAATGAACTACTGGACGCAGGCAAAAGTGCCCTTCGGCATCGCATTCGCTTGCAGGGGCAAAATTGGATGACGACGGGggcccaccagcagcagcaggtcGTTCGAACCGGAGAAAGAAGCTCAAAAGTGCTGCGATTGCTGCTGGGCGGAAGTGCTGTAAGTGTCACCATAGGATACCAATGCCGCCGGTGGTTTGTCCACTGCGAGGCTCCCGCCGTCGCCGTCAACAATCATCGCCTGTTGGGACAGAAGGCGGCGGGAGCTGGAGACGGAATTAAATTCGATTGGATGAAGTTCTGGAGCTACTTGAGGCCGCACCTGGTAAAGCTGATTGGAGCGATTATGGCGGCACTGGCGGTGGCCTACTTCAACATCCAGATTCCCAATATGCTGGGCGTGGTTGTGAACACGCTGTCCAAATATGCCAGAACGAATTTGAGCGA GATCGATACCTCAACGTTCCTGCAGGAAATGAAGCTGCCATCGCTGCGGCTGTTCGGCATGTACCTTGCCCAAGCCGGATTCACCTTCGTCTACATCCTGCTGTTGAGCCAAATCGGTGAGCAGATGGCTGCCCGGATCCGGCAGGACTTATTCCGGCAGATCATCATCCAGGATTTGGAGTTCTTCGACGAGAATCGAACGGGAGAGCTGGTCAACCGGTTGACCGCAGATGTGCAAGATTTCAAATCCAGCTTCAAGCAGTGCATCTCGCAAGGTTTGAGGTCATTTGCGCAGCTGATCGGCGGAGGGGTCTCGTTGTTCCTCATTTCGCCGCAGCTGGCTAGTATCGCTTTGGTATCGGTTCCGGCGGCGGTGGCGATGTTCTCGTTTCTCGGCAAGTCCCTGAGGGTGCTGAGTAAGAAGAGTCAGGCTCAATCGGAACGGGCCACTTCGGTGAGCGAAGAAGCGCTGTCTAATATTAGAACGGTACGGTCCAGTGCATGCGAGTTTGCCGAAGTGGAGCTGTTCCGACAGGAAACAGAGAAGGCGGCAGAGCTATCACAGCAGCTGGGCGTTGGAATTGCCGTGTTTCAGGCGCTGACTAATTTGTTCCTGAACGGAATGGTTCTTACGACGCTAGTCCTCGGAGGACATTTCATGTCAAACAACTCGATTAGTGCCGGAGATTTGATGGCGTTCCTAGTTGCTTCCCAAGGTGTTCAGCGCTCTCTTGCCCAAGGTTCCATTCTGCTGGGTTCTGTAATCCGTGGAATGACCGCCGGAACTCGGGTATTCGAGTATCTCTCGGTGCAACCCAAAGTAGATCTCAAGCTGGGACAAATCATTCCCGAGTCGGAGATTCGAGGTGAAATCCGATTCGAAAACGTGTCCTTCACATACCCCTCCCGACCCAATCATCCGGTTCTCAAGAACTTTTCGCTGGTTCTAAAACCGGGTCAAACTGTAGCTCTCGTTGGCGCCAGTGGATCCGGAAAATCAACCATTGCTTCCCTGTTGGAACGGTTTTACGAGCCGACTGGTGGTCGAATCACCATCGACGGTTATGAGCTCTCACAACTATCTCCCTATTGGCTCCGGGGCCACCTGATAGGGTTCATCGAGCAGCAACCAATCCTGTTCGGAACGTCCATCTACGAGAACATACGCTACGGCCGGCCGGATGCATCGCAAGCAGAAGTGCTGGAAGCGGCCAAGCTTTCCCAGTCGCACCAGTTTGTGGCCAAGTTGCCCGAAGGTTACCAAACACCAGTGGGCGAGCGGGGAATCCAGCTGAGCGGCGGCCAGCGTCAAAGGATAGCGATTGCACGGGCTTTGCTCAAACAGCCCTCGGTTCTGATCCTGGACGAGGCGACAAGTGCATTGGATGCTTCCAGCGAAGCTATCGTGCAGAAGGCGCTGGATGCAGCGGTGTTGGATAGGACCACCCTAGTCATTGCCCATCGATTGTCGACGATCCGGAACGCGGATGTAATTGTGGTGCTGGAAAAGGGTCGAATagtggaaatgggcaatcatGACGAGTTGCTGCGAAAGAAGGGCTACTACTTTGAGCTGGTAAAGCAGCAGGAGCGTGAGCAACGggaggagcagcagcagcagagggcATATGGATAA